The genome window tgatttaaaataatattaaaaaaaaaagtttgagtCAAAATgcttattatatgtatgtatatttacaaaaaaaatacatataagcaTATCAAATATTATACCAAACATTTctgcatataattataagttgtTATTATAAGTacgacaaatataaatttgcttATTAATATCCTATTCTAGAAGGAGGTGtagcaaaatatttcttgtttttcCTTGCAAGTGAACggctgtaaataaaaataaaataagaaaaatatgtgtaaaatataaaaatgtgttacAATATATGCATTAATCACCTGGAAGTAAGAGGAGTGTTAAAGAAACCACGAGAAATACTGCGTTTGAAAAGTGATTCTGTGGATGGAGTATGTTTTAATTCTCCAGTTTTCGGAGTACTAATGCCGTTCGAGTGTGTAGGGTTTACATAAGTTGCCCAATAATCAGACGGGATTTGCAGTAAGTTTTCTACGatctgaaacataaaatatattacgttattttctatattagctataatgtattaattaaagttttcttaCCGCAACTTGATCTTTAATTTCCTTCAGCATGACAGATGGTTCTTGAGAACTGTAACTGACTACTGTTGGTCCAAATACTTTGGCGAGATTGCTGATAGGCATCTTACATTCAGCGCTACTCGATACTCTTTGTAAATGTAACATCAAGAAAGCCAGAGTATCTCGATTTGGTTGTGGTAGTTCCGATATCGCTTGATAAAGAGCGGCATGAACATCCTGCTCGTCTCTTAGTTGTGTCGCGCGTACAAAATCTCCCAATTTACCAACGGTGATCAGCGGTTCACGTAATGAtctataaaatacaaatttaaataaaaacatataataaattatttatatacaatgtATATTTTAGATGTACCTGAAGAAATCTTTCAAAGTAGAGCAGATGGTCGTAATATTTTCGTCAGAAAGATTCGGAGCGCCTTTGCCTTCTaggaatttctttttaagacgACTGACATCTTTAACTGCTCCGCTTTCTCTGTACAATCCTTGCTCATTCATTCCGCGTAATTCAACTTCGTTAATGCAATGCACAACTATAGAAGGCACCATAGGTGGTACTATCGGTGTATAATCAGCTATAGTACCCTGTATctgtgaaaataatatttaataaaattgcagtggtatgaaaatgttttattaacataaaaagtGTAACGATATGATATCAATGATACTCACGACTCTGCCGCGTAACGTAGGCGTATTTCCTGTTGGGACACATGGTAACGGCACTAAATCTTTACATTCGGTATGAGCTGTAGCTCTACAATCTCTGCACTTTTGAATAACTTTTCCAAATCGAATTCTgttaataagttaaaaaacattgtaattacaaatttttatatatttacgtaataaaaaacaaaattactttttccCGCAAGGTGTACATATTTCCGGCTTGATAAGAGTTTTGCCTACAAAATGATGACGCCTAGATAATCTAGTATTCATGGTGTAGCCACCAATATTTGGACTTGGTTTAAAGACATCTTCCGAGTCTGACGTCGATGTAAGAATCTCAGCTTTTGGTGCTGATggctaaaaagaaaaattgcatttataaaattttacatatatattttaactgtaaaataattttaaaataattgatttgcATAGTTACATACCGCTATATCAATTGGTATTTCGTTTGTATCTTTATGggataattttgatttattgtatTCTGTACTACTTTTACGTCGTTTGCGTGAATTATGTAAGGAAATTTGAGGGTCTGCGTTTTCATCCCGAGGTATAGCCTCAATTGTGGATGACGCCGTAATTGCCCCATCTTTTGGCATAACTACAGTTGTAGTTGCCACTATTTTATCAGAGGAATTTAATTCTGTAGATTTGTGCAATgtattacgatttttttttgagtATTCAGTACTGGGACGATGCTCTTTCCAATCTCGATTTTTATGACTTTGCAAAATATGACTGGTTTCTATGTCATCTTCTGATCTTGATAAACAGTTTAGGTCACTCAATAATGAACCAgtagaatttaattcttctatTGTATTTAGcctaaaaaatgtaacataactcaatagttattaattttttaacattaaaatgcTGAAACTTACTTCTGAAAAGGCACATCTTGATGTGTATTACTTGGACGAAATGAAGTATTGTTAAGGAATTGCAATTTCTCTTTAGTTTcatcatttacattttttcctctgtcattaaataaaaaatctctggctgtaataatttgtttttcctaaaagaagataaatgtaagcatttcaaattaattaacaaacttaaaatacattaaaaaaaaaaaaaaaaatgtaaccaATACCAAATAATCTCTTTGTTCCTCGGCAGCGCGACGCTTGC of Cardiocondyla obscurior isolate alpha-2009 linkage group LG15, Cobs3.1, whole genome shotgun sequence contains these proteins:
- the Tum gene encoding rac GTPase-activating protein 1 — its product is MTSLSLLATYDDLVRCMNVLVNGSCEEEFFKFASSQEEMRQKWLASEQECQRLHSALDKAHNEIADFDRKLRHARRNLEEENRKRRAAEEQRDYLEKQIITARDFLFNDRGKNVNDETKEKLQFLNNTSFRPSNTHQDVPFQKLNTIEELNSTGSLLSDLNCLSRSEDDIETSHILQSHKNRDWKEHRPSTEYSKKNRNTLHKSTELNSSDKIVATTTVVMPKDGAITASSTIEAIPRDENADPQISLHNSRKRRKSSTEYNKSKLSHKDTNEIPIDIAPSAPKAEILTSTSDSEDVFKPSPNIGGYTMNTRLSRRHHFVGKTLIKPEICTPCGKKIRFGKVIQKCRDCRATAHTECKDLVPLPCVPTGNTPTLRGRVIQGTIADYTPIVPPMVPSIVVHCINEVELRGMNEQGLYRESGAVKDVSRLKKKFLEGKGAPNLSDENITTICSTLKDFFRSLREPLITVGKLGDFVRATQLRDEQDVHAALYQAISELPQPNRDTLAFLMLHLQRVSSSAECKMPISNLAKVFGPTVVSYSSQEPSVMLKEIKDQVAIVENLLQIPSDYWATYVNPTHSNGISTPKTGELKHTPSTESLFKRSISRGFFNTPLTSSRSLARKNKKYFATPPSRIGY